The Nicotiana tomentosiformis chromosome 2, ASM39032v3, whole genome shotgun sequence genome includes the window GAAGTAAAATCCTATTCGTAATATATTCTCATCTCATATTGATCGTTCCCTTTATCTACTAAAATTCCAATACCTTTTAAAAAATTACCCCAACAGAACCACTATCAATCTCCTTGGACACGAATACGACGTCGTGCACCTCAAACCCTAGCAGCAACAGCTGGGCCAGCGGCGGCGGCGGACAAGAATGAGAGGAACCCAGTGGCCGGAGACTCTTGCTCGTCAAGGAAAAGATCTTCCGGAGCCCTAAAAGCAGCATGGGTACACACAATAGCAAGACCAACCATAAGAGCTGAAACAAGGACCGATCCAACACTAGTTAGAAAGATCACGACCACCGTAGAAACAATAAGAACCCCAAGCGTCTCACGTTCAGAAAACTGCCGACCGAATAAGACCAAAGGCGGATCCGACGGCCGGAAAAGGTAGAGGAAAAGCCAAGCGGCAAGGAGACCGGTGAGGAGAATAAGGGAAAATGGGTTTGTGATTAGGGAAAAGGCGAGAACAACGGCGATGAGGGAAAGGTAATTGGTACGGAAGTAGGAGTAGTTTTTGCGGATACGGAGGGTGGCATCGGAAACGGATTCGGGTTTGGAAAAGGCCGAACGATCAACAAGTTCCGACCATGGACGGCGATTGGAAAGACCACCTCGGATAGTGTCGGAAATGCGGTTGATGAAGGATCGGAGAGCGGGTGTGGGACCCACGCCGGTAATGGTTTGTTGGGTGTTCTcggaggtggtggtggtggtggtttgAGGGTTGGAAATTGGAAGAACTGCTGGTGATGAAGCGGCTGCAGCCATTGTTGTTTGGGATTGTGAGAAGAAATTGGAAGTTTGTTTGGTGAATTGATTTATAGGGAAATTGAGGATTTGCTTGATTTGTACGATTAGAGAGGTTGACTGATGGAGAAAGGAGATCCAATTTTTGTCGGTGGATCTCTCAGTTTCTTCAATGAATTTCTTATTCACCGGTTTTTCTCATTTATATAGCATACGATTTTTcttgctttctttatttttttattttgacagGAAATTTAGAGGTGGATGTTGTTCAAGTAAGTTGTTTTAATTACAAAATACGGGTGAAAGAAGAACGATTTAATCATTTGCTTTAATACTAAACATCAGAAACATTTTAGTTATTTTTGGATTAATATTGAacattgattttatttattttattaagcaCATATTACTACTACCTTTGTCCTCTAAACTAAGGTTGTCTTGCGTCCCGTCCCAATTAATTCTAAACGAGATGgacccatgttaaacgggacacgggatgaGACATGAtagccatttcgtcccgtttgtcccgtcgcGTTTCGTCCCGTCCCACCTGTTCTGTCTCATCCCGCCTGTCCCGTCTCATCCCGTCCcgtgtccttttttttttttttttgaattctaaTCGTTGGACAACGGCTCCAATTGCTTACtaaattttagaaaaattttattatgctacaaaataattttttggtatatattatcctactgttacacaaatattatggtatacttgtggaatttctgttgtatttggtaagtataaaactaatccaactAATGCAtcggccattaatgaaatgatttcaaaatttaaaaaatattttttccatattccccaagtttatttaatttttactatacttaacccatctttaaaattaagagatgCAAAGGGACTTGTtagtaaaatttatgagaatttaacaattcaagaaaatgaacaaccatctctcgaacactgccaagctaacatatattcttatgttagatcaatgtttgataaatataaatctatggaaacaacaggtggtgaaactgctccttctacttctaagtctagagtagaagttctatgggaagatatggatgatataaaaggttttgattcctctattgatgattaacttgattcttatcttaatcaaggattggaaagtattaaagacgaagaaaGCAACGAACAAtttttggcatggtggagggagcgtgacaagacttttccaacactttcaataatggcccgagatatccttgctattcaagcatcatcagtagcatcggagagtgcttttagcacgacaagatttcaaatcggagattatagacattcattagcggaggacagcctagagatttccgtattattcagagattggattaattcagaaagaagaaatcttggttttgaaaaattaaccactagggaagaagaagaatacaatgagatacttagcactgggagcgatgacggcatggaactcatagaacatcaatcaacattgccaattccggaacaatgtccgagagaaattatagataaattacaacgaagttatataggagcttacaaatattagtatgataatttgtaattggctactaagaggcctagttcaaacaggaaccttcctagaaggtggctgcgtaaATTAGGtattcttcaaaagaattatatttgtatgtgagatttgaaagttctattaataaaataaaaggctctaagcgttgaattttttttatgaattgtcttacactcttacttggttacttaatggcttgaaattatattaaataaattataactctattataaatttacaattactagaatatttcattacagatcttttgttttaatatttgataattctttacttagtttcctaatttccgtttaatttttaagtttattaaataagtcaaaagactagttgttgcaaactttaaaactTAGTTATTGTCAAAAGAATAGCCGTTGctaaactcaatgcttaaataatttttttttaaaacggcacttaaggcccgcgaacccgtcctgtcccgtttgttagcgggacggaaTGGGCCTACTGTTTCGTCCCGCTCCGCCACCGTCCCGTTAATTTTTTCCCGTCCGGTTGGACAGCCATACTGAAAACAATGACAGGAGAAGTACAAGAATAAATACTTTGGTATTTTACAATTGAAAATATCTAGAAGATGGTAATGGAGTAATCGATATAATTTTTGTGCAAACATACAGTATAAGAAAAGCTTTTTCCTTCTGTGCCCTGTCTGTATCCCTTGTTACTTTATGGTGAAGTAAAACTTTGCAATTTCACCAAACAACGTTAACCACAGTCCACAAATATACGTGAAGCTGCAAAGGTCAGCGTTCCCTAAAACAAAAGTTTTAGCTTTATTTTCAAGGGAACTAAatcaatttgtattaagttacgTAAATAGGGGAGCTTAAACCATGTGCAACATAGAATAACCTCCTCCCTCAACGAAAAGATATAATCGGTTGAAGATTACACAAGTAATCCACATATTGAGCTTTGGAGAAGAATTAGCTTGTCCTCCTGATTTGAGatttacaacaataacaataacccagtataatcccactagtggggtctgggaagagtagtgtgtacgcagaccttacccctaccctagagtagagaggctgtttccgatagaccctcggcttcctccctccaagaactcccaccttgctcttggggagactcgaactcacaacctcttggttggaattggagggtgctcaccactagagcaactcactcttgtcccTAATTTGAGATTTAAAGGGGAAAAAACAAACAAAAGATACTTCGAAAATGAAAGCTAATAAATCATCACGAGATAAATCAATGCACCAGTCATATCACCCGCAGAAGATTGAAAAACGAAGCTAACAAGAAATAGTACAATACTGAGCTCGTGAAAGGTGTGAAACAATTCTGTTAACAAGCGAGTCATAGTTTAAAAGGCAGATTTTGAAGCCTTCATAACAAAAGTATGAGGACAACGAACCACAAGTGTAGGCTATCTTTGATAGGAATGCAACAAAATGGTGTAGAATagataaataaagaaaatatagATAAAACAAGCACACGAACACATGCGAACATCTTACAcgcaaacaaaaagatctcagcGATGACAACACAAGTTGCTTTAGTTCCAAGAATGCAACTTAATATCATGGCATTGCATAAGAGTGCTGATAGCTCAAACTTTCTATTCAAGACAATGTTTCCAAGATCAAATATAGGGCTTAGAAGCAGGATAATTCCATCAGTCACAACAAGGACCAGACATTCATCATTCCAAGTAGTAACAAGAAAAGATATAGTATCAAGTTACTTGGCAAATACAGATCCAAGCACATACATACAGTTCATAAGTGGCTCAAAGATGACCAATTGTGAAATAGAAATTCAGAAGGTAGATCCATTCCAGCCAAAGAAGGAACCCTGCAAAAAAGAGAAGCAGTCATCAGTTTTGTCAAATTTAGTAGGGCAAAATAATATATGACCGACGCCCCTAAAGTAGAACATTATATTTACTAATATTTAAGGAATCGGAAAAGCATAAAACTTCTCCTCGTGTTCTTAGACAGTGAAAAGTTTAATTACATGATCTAGCACTGGTGTAAAGCATGCAGACATTGTGCATATTCTTGACTTTGGTGGGCCTAAACAAACAGGAAGAATGCAATGAGAGAGATGCGGGGAATTTACCCATCCTTGAAATATTAAGAAGCCAAGCACATTACCTTAGTATCATAGAATTTCAGGAAAAATCGAGATTTGGGGATAGACAGTTTGGTCTCAAGTATGGCAGCAATTGCAGCACTGAGCTTCTTGTTAACATCAGCATTTAAGCCCCCAATGGAGACCAACTCACCATAGGCAGCCGGTTGTTCTGTACCCCCAAAAGACATGGGAACAGATCCCTTCAACACAATCATGACATACTGCACAACGAAAGCAATCTTAATGTACTACAGAGAAACCACCCAAAACAGACCACGCCACAAAAACATGTCAATCGAGCTTCTGTATAGAGAGTACAAGGCAAAACCATAGAAAGAAGCTACTTACTTAAGTATTCATCAACGAATGCATTTGATACAAATAGGTCATCACTTTCTACTTAGTTAGATTTAAGAATTCGTCAAAAGCCAGAGACTGATTCTATCGTAAAACTAGCTTTGAGAAATGCCATCAAAACCGCTCCTTTGTCCTCCTCACTCAATACCTAACATTCCAATGCTTATTCTTGGACTCGCCTCTACCAACAGTTTTCTCGGTAACAACATACTTTTCTCCTCTCAATTTTAGGGGTTCTTCCGCTCTTGAAGTTTATTGTCAGTCAAATTCTTAATCAGGTTGATTGGTTTGACGGATAGGACTGAGAGGAAAGGAATGAACAAGAAATATTTCCAAGCTACTCTTTCCTTTCCATCCTAAATAATCGAACTTGGATAGGATTGTTTAGCATATTGCAAATGATTTTAGTTATTCAAGATGTTAAGGTTGCCCTTTCTGATCCTTGATTTTCATTAAGTAAGACAGGGGTGCagtgaacaaacaatggcaaatTAGCAAGAGTAAGAATCATGAAACTGGAGTCAAATATTTGGTAAACGAGCTCAAGCAATTATCAAACACGCATTGTGCCAAAAGATGAGCATTCAATTAGGAGAAAATAGTATTTTTCGTAAGTACAAGCTTAGGTTGTACATTTAGACAAAACTTTGGTCAATGTccaattaaaaaaatcaaaa containing:
- the LOC104093134 gene encoding PRA1 family protein B4-like, translating into MAAAASSPAVLPISNPQTTTTTTSENTQQTITGVGPTPALRSFINRISDTIRGGLSNRRPWSELVDRSAFSKPESVSDATLRIRKNYSYFRTNYLSLIAVVLAFSLITNPFSLILLTGLLAAWLFLYLFRPSDPPLVLFGRQFSERETLGVLIVSTVVVIFLTSVGSVLVSALMVGLAIVCTHAAFRAPEDLFLDEQESPATGFLSFLSAAAAGPAVAARV
- the LOC104093135 gene encoding uncharacterized protein isoform X2; this translates as MPCLNISTNVNLEGVDTSSILSEATSSVAKLIGKPEAYVMIVLKGSVPMSFGGTEQPAAYGELVSIGGLNADVNKKLSAAIAAILETKLSIPKSRFFLKFYDTKGSFFGWNGSTF
- the LOC104093135 gene encoding uncharacterized protein isoform X1, yielding MPCLNISTNVNLEGVDTSSILSEATSSVAKLIGKPEAYVMIVLKGSVPMSFGGTEQPAAYGELVSIGGLNADVNKKLSAAIAAILETKLSIPKSRFFLKFYDTKAHQSQEYAQCLHALHQC